From a region of the Synechococcus sp. PCC 7502 genome:
- the ctpC gene encoding carboxyl-terminal processing protease CtpC, with protein MAKHRLILSSTAALMAAVAVVGFQLVTPSIAAFRSSPKEVIDEVWQVINREYVDGTFNKVDWQKTRKQYLSRDYASQADAYRAVREMLKTLDDPYTRFMDPEQFKSMQIDTSGELTGVGIQLGVDETTKKLTVVSPIEDSPAAKAGIISKDIVVSIGGKSTEGMDINQAVALIRGPVNSKITLGIKRGDRTFDVELTRSKIELHVVKADIRDTPTGKVGYIRLTQFNANATADMRKAIQSQVDKNVSGFILDLRSNPGGLLYSSAEIARMFIDNATIVSTVDRKGESERLVANRQSLTDKPVVVLVDGGSASASEILSGALQDNKRAILVGTKTFGKGLVQSVVPLGDGSGMAVTIAKYLTPNGTDINHSGIKPDVVVELTDAQREEIIKNRTEIGSNGDPQYTKALEVLTKRIKNPTASIN; from the coding sequence ATGGCAAAGCACAGACTTATCCTTAGTTCAACGGCAGCACTGATGGCGGCAGTGGCAGTTGTTGGTTTCCAATTAGTTACCCCAAGCATCGCAGCATTTAGATCCAGCCCCAAAGAAGTAATAGATGAGGTCTGGCAAGTCATTAACCGTGAGTACGTTGATGGGACATTTAATAAAGTTGATTGGCAAAAAACTCGCAAGCAATATCTGAGTCGGGACTATGCTTCTCAAGCAGATGCCTACAGAGCCGTTAGAGAAATGCTTAAAACCCTTGATGATCCCTATACTCGGTTTATGGACCCTGAGCAATTCAAGAGTATGCAAATTGATACTTCAGGGGAGCTAACTGGTGTAGGTATTCAACTGGGTGTGGATGAAACCACAAAAAAACTAACGGTTGTATCCCCAATTGAAGATTCGCCCGCAGCTAAGGCTGGTATTATTTCCAAGGATATAGTAGTCAGTATTGGCGGTAAAAGTACCGAAGGCATGGATATTAACCAAGCTGTGGCTCTAATTCGTGGTCCAGTAAACTCTAAAATTACTTTGGGAATTAAGCGGGGCGATCGCACCTTTGATGTGGAGTTAACCCGTTCTAAGATTGAACTCCATGTAGTCAAAGCCGATATTAGGGATACCCCTACTGGTAAAGTCGGCTATATTCGCCTCACCCAGTTTAATGCTAATGCTACCGCCGATATGCGTAAAGCAATCCAAAGCCAAGTTGATAAAAATGTGAGTGGATTTATCCTAGACCTACGTTCTAATCCCGGTGGCTTGCTATATTCTAGTGCCGAAATTGCGCGGATGTTTATTGATAATGCCACAATTGTTTCAACTGTCGATCGCAAGGGTGAAAGTGAAAGACTAGTTGCCAATCGTCAATCACTAACCGATAAACCTGTGGTGGTTTTAGTAGATGGGGGCTCAGCCAGTGCTAGTGAAATATTATCTGGGGCATTACAGGATAATAAGAGAGCAATTCTTGTTGGTACCAAAACCTTTGGTAAGGGACTAGTCCAATCTGTAGTTCCCCTTGGTGATGGCTCAGGTATGGCAGTGACGATCGCTAAGTATTTAACTCCTAACGGCACAGATATCAATCACTCTGGCATTAAACCCGATGTAGTTGTGGAACTAACTGATGCTCAAAGGGAAGAGATAATTAAAAACCGTACGGAAATTGGTAGTAATGGTGATCCACAATATACCAAGGCTTTAGAAGTTTTGACTAAGCGGATTAAAAATCCTACGGCTAGTATCAACTAA